From the genome of Flavobacterium ovatum, one region includes:
- a CDS encoding TonB-dependent receptor, which translates to MMIKLKFAIIALAMICTQSVLSQTKSIQGVVTDKARLPLPGVNVSVKGTATGVVTNADGSFVLSKVPANAKIIFSFIGFTSKEVAVDNKSTINVSLVEDTNNLEEVVVVGYGTVKKKDVTGAVSTVSAKSIKDQPFTGLDQALQGKVSGVTITQNSGTPGGGVSIRIRGIASLSGNEPLYVVDGVPINGGDNNDSFSYSSLGGASGQTKSSALTSINPSDIESMDILKDASATAIYGSRGSNGVVLITTKKGKKGKSTISYETYTGVQQVTKYLDVLNLRDFAKYRTSVSNELGQQVPYEFQNPELLGEGTNWQKEIFRTAQMQNHQITISGGKDNTRYYTSMNYFEQDGIVINSGFKRYSMRLNIDTKVNDWFKIGNNLTLSNTKQKIAFNDTEDGVISTAVSQAPNIPVRYSDGTFGGPLEGFGNTAASNPVATALNKGNNLDKYKIVGSLFGEISFTKDLSFKSVLGYDFNTTNGSVFYPDITIGTTTTSSASVKQQNQSIFWTLQNYFTYSKSFGKHSVVALLGQEAQESKYEGLSGTRTGYLSNDITTLGLGDSKTATNDNYKGTSSLNSYFTRLNYSYDSKYMLTATLRSDSSSNFGEGYKTGYFPSFAAGWVISNESFFEGIKDVVNHAKFRAGYGEVGNQNIGSYKYGASIVSFPTAFGTGFAQQNIQNPTVQWETTKASNFGVEVGFFRDAVRLEVDYYKKVSSDFLFSEPVPAYLGTNPQQGNLGLGAKVVNLGDIENKGWDVTLNTRNISNENFKWNSSFIFSTFKNKLTSFGDGNSAIFRNFQFNNTITKTGVGFPVGQFYGYQVDGIYKSAQDIADSPTPDNTVGANGQVWIGDIKFKDINGNGKIDVGDRTNIGSPIPDFTYSVINNISYKSFDLSVVILGTQGNKIYNWTRKLTESLGGIGGPYANQSAAVNNRFVAGVNENTNIPRYVNGDPNGNGRVSDRFVEDGSYLRLQNVTLGYTMPDQLVSQTKFFSKVRVYMTGQNLFTITKYSGLDPAVGSFSQDALLSGVDNGRYPVARVFTLGLNLDF; encoded by the coding sequence ATGATGATAAAGTTAAAATTCGCAATAATTGCTCTGGCAATGATTTGCACACAGAGCGTACTGTCGCAAACCAAGTCCATTCAAGGGGTCGTAACAGATAAGGCGCGATTACCTTTGCCTGGTGTAAATGTTTCAGTCAAAGGAACAGCTACTGGAGTGGTTACAAATGCAGACGGTTCTTTTGTACTAAGTAAAGTTCCTGCAAACGCTAAAATTATTTTTAGTTTTATAGGGTTTACTTCAAAAGAAGTAGCAGTAGATAATAAAAGCACTATAAATGTAAGTCTTGTTGAAGACACAAATAACCTAGAAGAGGTTGTAGTGGTTGGTTATGGTACTGTTAAGAAAAAAGATGTAACAGGGGCTGTTTCGACCGTTAGTGCAAAATCTATAAAAGATCAGCCATTTACAGGACTGGATCAAGCCTTGCAAGGTAAAGTTTCTGGGGTAACGATAACTCAAAATTCAGGAACACCTGGAGGTGGTGTTTCCATAAGAATACGAGGGATCGCTTCATTATCAGGAAATGAGCCTTTGTATGTTGTAGATGGAGTACCTATTAATGGAGGAGACAATAATGACTCTTTTAGTTATAGTTCTTTAGGTGGGGCAAGCGGACAAACAAAGTCAAGTGCTTTAACATCGATAAACCCATCTGATATTGAATCTATGGATATCCTTAAAGATGCTTCGGCAACTGCTATTTATGGTTCTAGAGGATCAAATGGAGTTGTTTTGATTACAACCAAAAAAGGAAAAAAAGGAAAATCAACTATCTCGTACGAAACCTATACAGGTGTTCAACAAGTAACAAAATACTTAGATGTTTTGAATTTAAGGGATTTTGCGAAATACAGAACAAGTGTAAGCAATGAATTAGGGCAACAAGTTCCGTATGAGTTTCAAAATCCTGAATTATTAGGAGAGGGAACAAACTGGCAAAAAGAAATTTTTAGAACTGCTCAGATGCAAAATCATCAAATTACTATTTCAGGCGGAAAAGACAATACAAGATATTACACGTCAATGAACTATTTTGAACAAGATGGTATTGTAATCAATTCTGGTTTCAAAAGATATTCTATGCGATTGAATATTGATACCAAGGTTAATGATTGGTTCAAAATAGGTAATAATCTTACTTTATCAAACACGAAGCAAAAAATTGCCTTTAATGATACTGAAGATGGTGTAATTAGTACTGCTGTGTCACAAGCACCTAATATTCCTGTAAGATATTCTGATGGAACTTTTGGTGGGCCTTTAGAAGGTTTTGGTAACACGGCTGCATCTAATCCTGTGGCTACCGCGTTAAACAAAGGAAACAACCTTGATAAATATAAAATTGTAGGAAGCCTTTTTGGTGAAATTTCATTTACTAAAGATTTGAGTTTTAAATCAGTTTTGGGGTATGATTTTAATACAACAAATGGTTCTGTTTTTTATCCGGATATTACAATAGGTACAACAACTACTAGTAGTGCATCTGTTAAGCAACAAAATCAAAGTATTTTTTGGACGTTACAAAATTACTTTACTTATTCTAAAAGTTTTGGTAAACACAGTGTAGTAGCTTTATTAGGTCAAGAAGCACAAGAGTCAAAATATGAGGGCTTGTCTGGGACAAGAACCGGGTATTTGTCTAATGACATTACTACTTTGGGTCTTGGAGATTCTAAAACCGCTACAAATGACAATTACAAAGGAACAAGTAGTTTGAATTCTTATTTTACTCGTTTAAATTATTCTTATGACAGTAAATATATGTTAACGGCTACTTTACGTTCAGATTCCTCATCCAATTTTGGGGAAGGATATAAAACGGGTTATTTTCCATCGTTCGCTGCGGGTTGGGTAATCAGTAATGAGTCTTTTTTCGAAGGAATTAAAGATGTGGTAAATCACGCGAAATTTAGAGCGGGATATGGAGAGGTAGGAAACCAAAATATAGGAAGCTATAAATATGGCGCCTCAATTGTGAGTTTTCCAACAGCTTTTGGAACTGGTTTTGCGCAACAAAATATTCAAAACCCAACGGTTCAATGGGAAACAACCAAAGCATCTAATTTTGGTGTAGAAGTAGGATTTTTTAGAGATGCTGTACGTTTAGAAGTAGATTATTACAAGAAAGTTTCAAGTGATTTCTTGTTTAGTGAGCCAGTACCTGCTTATTTAGGTACAAATCCACAACAAGGAAATTTAGGTCTAGGAGCGAAAGTAGTAAACCTTGGTGATATTGAAAATAAAGGATGGGATGTTACTTTAAATACAAGAAACATTTCAAATGAAAACTTTAAATGGAATTCATCATTTATATTTTCAACATTCAAAAATAAATTAACCTCTTTTGGAGATGGTAATTCAGCTATTTTCAGAAACTTTCAGTTTAATAATACAATAACTAAAACTGGAGTAGGATTTCCTGTAGGGCAGTTTTATGGGTATCAAGTGGATGGAATTTACAAATCTGCTCAAGATATTGCAGACAGTCCTACACCCGATAATACAGTTGGGGCCAATGGACAAGTTTGGATTGGTGATATTAAGTTTAAAGATATCAATGGTAATGGGAAAATTGATGTTGGAGACAGAACTAATATTGGTAGCCCAATTCCAGATTTTACCTATAGTGTGATCAATAATATATCCTATAAAAGTTTTGATTTATCTGTTGTGATTCTGGGAACTCAAGGGAATAAAATTTATAACTGGACCAGAAAACTTACCGAAAGTTTGGGAGGAATAGGTGGACCATATGCTAACCAAAGTGCTGCAGTGAATAATCGTTTTGTAGCAGGTGTAAACGAAAATACAAATATACCACGTTACGTAAATGGAGATCCAAATGGAAACGGTAGAGTTTCTGATCGTTTTGTTGAGGATGGATCTTATTTGAGATTGCAAAATGTAACGTTAGGTTATACTATGCCTGATCAGTTAGTTAGTCAAACAAAATTTTTCAGTAAAGTAAGAGTATATATGACAGGACAAAATTTGTTCACAATCACAAAATATTCCGGATTGGATCCTGCTGTAGGTTCATTCAGTCAAGATGCCTTATTATCAGGTGTCGATAATGGACGTTACCCAGTTGCTAGAGTGTTTACATTAGGTTTAAATTTAGATTTTTAA
- a CDS encoding RagB/SusD family nutrient uptake outer membrane protein encodes MKNSTKYFVLLIAVFFTVSCSTEFLDNPPEDKLVLDNFYTSDGQILGSGGGLYGRPWFYFNEKFVYGLDTYAGNASGGYSDLAQFENFAVTGNNQFVFEGWQSLFNVIAQSNTLLYNLEKNVGPAATPLVVERVKGEAYFMRATAYFYLVRLFGAVPILNKIEQYTQKIPTYRNNVDDVYKFIINDFKEAQKRLPLVTGSSTTEKGRVIKSACDGMLAKVYITLKDYPNAKIHSENVINSGDYSLIDDYGLLFNSPTNNNSRESIFALQWVGCKGYGYGNSAQAYITPTGTITGDYTGWKTFLPSIDLRNAYEPNDKRRKATIMLPGDFYPELVTKSGGYTVGPSGFGGSMGFRKYVIGSTVEFANNCPQQTGQNTTMLRFAEIYLIHAEAILGNSTSTTDTKALTSFNLVRKRAGFTTDKTSITKADIFKERRLELVMEGDYWFDLVRRDRAEAKSIIENQERGVYSNISTLTISSKKVTTNANSFLLPIPASELDANPLLRENAVPFQF; translated from the coding sequence ATGAAAAATTCAACTAAATATTTCGTGCTTTTGATAGCTGTATTTTTTACGGTATCATGCTCAACAGAATTTTTAGACAATCCACCAGAGGATAAATTAGTTTTAGATAATTTTTATACTTCAGATGGGCAAATTTTGGGATCGGGGGGTGGACTTTATGGTCGTCCTTGGTTCTACTTTAATGAAAAATTCGTTTACGGACTGGATACCTACGCTGGTAATGCGTCAGGTGGTTATTCTGATTTGGCACAATTTGAGAATTTTGCAGTAACAGGAAACAATCAGTTTGTTTTTGAAGGTTGGCAATCACTATTCAATGTTATAGCACAATCAAATACGCTTTTATATAACCTGGAAAAAAATGTAGGTCCGGCAGCCACTCCATTAGTGGTAGAAAGAGTAAAAGGGGAAGCCTATTTTATGAGAGCCACAGCTTATTTTTATTTGGTTAGACTCTTTGGTGCTGTACCTATTTTAAATAAAATAGAGCAATACACACAAAAAATCCCTACCTATAGAAACAATGTGGATGATGTGTATAAATTTATTATCAATGATTTCAAAGAAGCACAAAAGCGTTTGCCTTTAGTAACAGGAAGTAGTACTACTGAAAAAGGAAGAGTGATAAAAAGTGCTTGCGACGGAATGTTGGCTAAAGTGTACATCACGTTAAAAGACTATCCGAATGCAAAAATCCATTCTGAAAATGTTATCAATAGCGGTGATTACTCTCTTATTGATGATTATGGATTACTATTTAATAGTCCAACAAATAATAATAGTAGAGAATCAATATTTGCTTTGCAATGGGTAGGCTGTAAGGGATACGGATACGGTAATTCTGCTCAGGCTTACATTACCCCAACTGGAACAATTACAGGAGATTATACGGGTTGGAAAACTTTTTTGCCTAGTATTGATTTGCGTAATGCTTATGAGCCAAATGACAAAAGAAGAAAAGCTACCATCATGTTACCTGGAGATTTTTATCCTGAGTTAGTTACAAAATCAGGTGGGTACACGGTTGGGCCAAGTGGATTTGGTGGATCAATGGGTTTTAGAAAATATGTTATTGGTTCGACAGTTGAATTTGCTAATAATTGTCCGCAACAAACCGGTCAAAATACAACGATGTTGCGCTTTGCCGAAATATATCTAATACATGCCGAGGCTATATTAGGTAATTCTACTTCCACTACAGATACTAAAGCTTTAACTTCTTTTAATCTAGTAAGAAAAAGAGCAGGTTTTACGACTGATAAAACGAGTATTACAAAGGCTGATATTTTTAAAGAAAGAAGACTTGAATTAGTTATGGAAGGAGATTATTGGTTTGATTTAGTTAGAAGAGACAGAGCTGAAGCAAAAAGTATCATTGAAAATCAGGAAAGAGGGGTGTATAGTAATATTTCCACGTTAACAATTTCATCCAAAAAAGTGACTACTAATGCAAATTCATTCTTGCTTCCGATCCCAGCTTCTGAATTAGATGCAAACCCGCTTCTTAGAGAGAATGCAGTTCCTTTTCAATTTTAA
- a CDS encoding IPT/TIG domain-containing protein codes for MRKIIKNSRHFLAFLMVSLVFSSCSNDDGASAAANVEGVYSLDNTTSPPTENKAKGYPGDLVKIEGSGLTNSKTVVFDNLVNVIFNPAMNSDKALFFNVFFDDKKGSRFGVQELKITKGNGEVIVSNFEILQPKVTISEKFEPSIPKVGTMVTVNGSWFFNISSVKFAGAPVTFTRVSSTSLTFIVPANATAGGDVEITTPGGTVKRFLDIDQGFDVVKVADFDGGGARTSNNWVKYGDAATLSYSSVGGTLGNYAQLTWTGSTANGYNGSQSDGGSPFMAATVTDATKVFYLIDVNCGTAVGTKIDLLIVDNDGGNWAYSYTIATTGWQTIEAKTSTFGANYNSSNFTQGTVNPSKINQVKMTINQNGGTVNPSVVKFDNIKFKILR; via the coding sequence ATGAGAAAAATAATAAAAAATAGTAGACATTTTCTAGCATTCCTGATGGTGAGCTTAGTGTTTTCATCATGCTCAAATGATGATGGGGCCAGCGCTGCAGCAAATGTGGAAGGCGTATATAGTTTAGACAATACAACTTCTCCGCCTACTGAAAATAAAGCTAAAGGCTATCCTGGAGATTTAGTAAAGATTGAAGGATCCGGATTAACCAATTCTAAAACAGTTGTTTTTGACAACCTAGTTAACGTTATTTTCAATCCTGCAATGAACTCCGATAAGGCCTTATTCTTTAATGTGTTTTTTGATGATAAAAAAGGAAGCCGATTTGGCGTTCAAGAATTGAAAATCACCAAAGGAAACGGCGAAGTTATCGTTTCTAATTTCGAAATTTTACAGCCAAAAGTTACAATCTCTGAAAAATTCGAACCATCAATTCCAAAAGTAGGAACAATGGTAACGGTAAATGGAAGTTGGTTTTTCAACATCTCTTCTGTTAAGTTCGCAGGTGCGCCAGTTACGTTTACTCGTGTTTCCTCTACTTCTCTAACTTTCATTGTACCAGCAAATGCAACTGCTGGGGGTGATGTAGAAATTACAACTCCTGGAGGAACAGTAAAACGATTTTTGGATATAGATCAAGGATTTGATGTAGTCAAAGTAGCTGATTTTGATGGTGGTGGTGCACGTACAAGTAACAATTGGGTGAAATATGGTGATGCAGCTACTCTTTCTTATTCGTCTGTAGGAGGCACCTTAGGGAATTATGCCCAATTAACTTGGACTGGATCAACAGCTAATGGATATAATGGAAGCCAATCTGATGGCGGAAGTCCTTTTATGGCTGCTACTGTAACTGATGCAACAAAAGTGTTCTACCTAATCGATGTAAATTGTGGAACGGCAGTAGGAACCAAAATCGATTTACTTATAGTAGACAACGATGGAGGAAACTGGGCGTATTCTTATACAATTGCAACTACAGGATGGCAAACAATTGAGGCTAAAACGTCAACATTTGGAGCTAATTACAACTCCTCAAATTTTACGCAAGGAACCGTAAATCCTTCAAAAATCAATCAAGTTAAAATGACTATAAATCAAAATGGAGGAACCGTAAATCCTTCTGTAGTTAAATTTGATAACATTAAATTTAAAATATTGCGTTAG
- a CDS encoding endo-1,4-beta-xylanase: protein MKIRQALSILFISLFVLSCSKSDEAEEVVAGVPSAYAAAKLTNDGFTANWTRVYHADKYLVDVSTKADFSTFLPNYNALSVTALTVDISGLTAGVSYYYRVRAVRGALISAFSNVITAEILSTGPEPTTALKDVANFNVGMIVRSSKLTGQTSDIILREFDNITSEYEMKMDKMYPSNGTYDFVAVDKIVKYATDNNLNLHGHALIWHNATPDWVTKFSGTNAEFETMVKGYITTVVTRYKGKIKSWDVVNEAVEDGSNTLRNSIFRQKMGDDYIKKCYQWARDADPACKLFYNDYNFASNAGKRAAIFKIADDLKVNNLIDGLGAQMHISYKSPAASDIQAVVNGTVSRNLLMHFSELDIQANPDNNMTTLTPERAIEQKNKYKEVVKIFNAIPKANQYALTVWGLRDSESWLISFWGHADWPLMYNDDYSAKKAHTGFLEGLK, encoded by the coding sequence ATGAAAATAAGACAAGCTTTGTCGATACTCTTTATCAGTTTATTTGTTCTAAGCTGTTCAAAGAGTGATGAAGCGGAAGAGGTGGTTGCCGGCGTACCTTCGGCATATGCTGCAGCAAAGTTGACAAATGATGGTTTTACCGCCAACTGGACACGTGTATATCATGCCGATAAGTATTTAGTAGATGTTTCTACAAAGGCTGATTTTTCTACTTTTTTGCCAAATTATAATGCATTGTCTGTAACTGCTCTAACGGTAGATATTTCAGGATTAACTGCGGGTGTTTCTTACTATTATAGAGTAAGAGCTGTACGAGGAGCGCTAATTTCGGCCTTTTCAAATGTCATCACAGCAGAGATTCTTAGCACGGGACCTGAGCCTACAACGGCCTTAAAAGATGTGGCCAATTTTAATGTTGGTATGATTGTAAGATCAAGTAAACTTACAGGACAAACATCGGATATTATCTTAAGAGAATTTGATAATATTACCTCTGAGTACGAAATGAAAATGGATAAAATGTATCCAAGTAATGGAACCTACGACTTTGTAGCAGTTGACAAAATTGTGAAGTACGCTACGGACAATAATTTAAATCTTCATGGTCATGCTTTGATTTGGCATAATGCAACTCCTGACTGGGTTACAAAATTTTCAGGAACGAATGCTGAATTTGAGACTATGGTTAAAGGCTATATTACAACAGTAGTAACACGTTACAAAGGGAAAATTAAATCTTGGGATGTTGTTAATGAAGCAGTAGAAGATGGTAGTAATACTTTGAGAAATTCTATTTTTAGACAAAAAATGGGGGATGATTATATTAAAAAATGTTACCAATGGGCTAGAGATGCAGATCCTGCTTGTAAGTTGTTTTATAATGATTACAATTTTGCATCTAATGCTGGTAAAAGAGCAGCAATCTTTAAAATAGCTGATGATTTAAAGGTGAATAATTTAATTGATGGTTTAGGGGCGCAAATGCATATTAGTTACAAATCACCTGCTGCTTCAGATATTCAAGCTGTTGTAAATGGTACTGTTTCTAGAAATTTATTAATGCATTTTTCTGAATTGGATATTCAAGCCAATCCAGACAATAATATGACGACATTGACGCCAGAAAGAGCAATTGAACAAAAAAATAAGTACAAAGAAGTAGTTAAGATTTTCAACGCTATTCCTAAAGCAAATCAATATGCACTTACGGTTTGGGGATTGAGAGATAGTGAATCTTGGTTGATAAGCTTCTGGGGACATGCTGATTGGCCTTTGATGTACAATGACGATTACAGTGCCAAAAAAGCACATACTGGTTTCCTTGAAGGATTAAAATAG
- a CDS encoding glycoside hydrolase family 3 C-terminal domain-containing protein — protein MSQFKQICLFILLAITTCGAQVATHKDASKTFEERASFLVSKMTLKEKVSQMTYNSAAIDRLEIPEMNWWNECLHGVARAGIATVFPQGIGMSAMFDRSQMFEIANAISDEARAKHHDFVSKNKRGIHQGLTFWTPNINIFRDPRWGRGMETYGEDPYLTGELGVQFIKGLQGNDPKYYKLIATAKHFVVHSGPEASRHSFNVDPSAFDMLNTYSPQFEKVVKESGVYSVMCAYNSYKGVPCCGNKQLSDLLRKDWGFKGYIVSDCWAVTDFYNKGAHEVVQTKEQASAMAVQAGTDLNCGDSYPSLVKAVEQGLISEVELNVSVERLVEARLKLGLFAPKGDVKYEDIPYSVVDSEGHRLLALQSARKSMVLLKNNNLLPLSKNLKRVAVIGPNANDADVLLGNYNGFPSQPITPLQGIKNKLPNANVSFAQGCRLADGLPILEAVPAAVLYTDSKLKKKGLKAEYFSNTTLKGNPSHKQIDKNVDFLWATTPPFPEMTYDKYSVRWTGYLSVPKSGRYALGGQSYSGMKLYVDKKLILESDNVYEPKTEYEYLDLEANKVYKIKLEYKQDNSEHAIMRFLWEAPNENLEKEAMALAEASDVVVFCMGLSPLLEGEEMKVKVEGFDGGDRVDIKLPASQTNLMKKISTLGKPMVLVLLNGSALAINWENENIPAILEAWYPGQAGGTAIADILFGDYNPSGRLPLTFYKDINDIPAFDDYNMKGKTYRYFQGKPLYEFGFGLSYTSYKYSNLVLDKEQATNKEILLSIDITNTGKVDGDEVTELYMKSAKEDFQNTIRTLVGFERTFLKAGETKTVSFKVQPKQLAQINADVKMEVNPGDYTFSVGGAQPNEERIKAANVVVSTVTLKGNPFKI, from the coding sequence ATGTCTCAATTTAAACAGATTTGTCTTTTCATTCTATTAGCCATCACAACTTGTGGTGCTCAAGTAGCGACTCATAAAGATGCCTCAAAAACCTTTGAAGAAAGAGCTTCTTTTTTAGTTTCGAAAATGACATTAAAAGAAAAGGTTTCTCAAATGACCTACAACTCTGCTGCAATAGATAGATTAGAAATTCCTGAAATGAACTGGTGGAACGAATGTTTACACGGTGTAGCTCGTGCGGGAATTGCCACTGTTTTTCCACAAGGAATCGGAATGAGTGCTATGTTTGATAGAAGCCAAATGTTCGAAATTGCCAATGCTATTTCAGATGAAGCGAGAGCCAAACACCATGATTTTGTATCTAAAAATAAAAGAGGTATTCACCAAGGTTTGACTTTCTGGACACCCAACATTAATATTTTTAGAGATCCAAGATGGGGTCGCGGAATGGAAACCTACGGTGAAGATCCTTATTTAACGGGAGAACTTGGGGTACAATTTATAAAAGGCTTACAAGGAAATGATCCTAAATATTATAAACTGATTGCTACTGCAAAACATTTTGTGGTACACAGCGGACCAGAAGCGAGTCGTCATAGTTTTAATGTCGATCCGTCGGCTTTTGATATGCTGAATACCTATAGTCCACAGTTTGAAAAAGTGGTAAAGGAATCAGGAGTGTATTCTGTAATGTGTGCGTATAATAGTTATAAAGGGGTGCCTTGTTGTGGGAACAAACAATTAAGTGATTTATTGAGAAAAGATTGGGGCTTCAAAGGATATATCGTGTCTGACTGTTGGGCGGTGACTGATTTTTATAATAAAGGAGCTCATGAAGTAGTCCAAACAAAGGAACAAGCATCTGCAATGGCAGTGCAAGCGGGAACCGACTTAAATTGCGGGGATTCGTATCCTTCACTTGTAAAAGCGGTGGAGCAAGGTTTAATTTCAGAAGTGGAACTAAACGTTTCAGTAGAAAGATTAGTAGAAGCACGATTAAAACTTGGCTTGTTTGCACCAAAAGGCGATGTGAAATATGAAGACATTCCCTATTCAGTAGTAGATTCAGAGGGACACCGTTTATTGGCCTTGCAGTCAGCTAGAAAATCAATGGTTTTATTAAAAAATAACAACCTATTGCCATTAAGCAAAAACTTGAAAAGAGTAGCGGTTATAGGTCCGAATGCGAATGATGCGGATGTGTTGCTTGGCAATTATAACGGTTTTCCGTCACAACCTATTACACCTTTGCAAGGGATTAAAAATAAACTACCAAATGCGAATGTGAGTTTTGCACAAGGTTGTAGACTAGCAGACGGTTTGCCAATTTTAGAAGCGGTTCCTGCAGCTGTTTTATATACCGATAGCAAATTGAAAAAGAAGGGTTTGAAAGCGGAGTATTTTTCGAATACCACATTAAAAGGTAACCCATCGCACAAACAAATCGATAAAAACGTTGACTTTTTATGGGCAACAACACCGCCATTTCCAGAAATGACGTATGATAAATATTCTGTTCGCTGGACGGGATATCTTTCTGTTCCAAAATCAGGTCGTTACGCGCTAGGAGGACAGTCCTATTCTGGAATGAAATTGTATGTCGATAAAAAATTAATTCTTGAAAGTGACAATGTTTATGAGCCTAAAACAGAATACGAGTATTTAGACTTAGAAGCTAATAAAGTGTATAAAATTAAATTAGAGTACAAACAAGACAATTCAGAGCATGCTATAATGCGTTTTTTATGGGAAGCACCTAATGAAAATCTTGAAAAAGAAGCAATGGCTTTGGCTGAAGCATCTGATGTTGTCGTTTTTTGTATGGGATTGAGTCCGCTTCTAGAAGGGGAAGAAATGAAAGTAAAAGTAGAAGGTTTTGATGGTGGTGATCGTGTGGATATCAAACTACCAGCTTCTCAAACTAATTTAATGAAAAAAATAAGCACACTAGGGAAACCGATGGTTTTGGTTTTGCTAAACGGTAGTGCGCTTGCCATCAATTGGGAAAACGAAAATATTCCTGCTATTCTAGAAGCTTGGTATCCTGGACAAGCGGGAGGAACTGCAATTGCTGATATTTTGTTCGGTGATTATAATCCGTCAGGGCGTTTGCCGCTTACTTTTTATAAAGATATTAATGATATTCCAGCTTTTGATGATTATAATATGAAAGGCAAAACCTATCGCTATTTTCAAGGAAAACCCTTGTATGAATTTGGTTTTGGGTTGAGTTATACAAGTTATAAATACAGCAATCTAGTTTTAGACAAAGAACAAGCAACGAACAAAGAAATTCTACTTTCAATTGATATTACCAATACTGGAAAAGTAGATGGCGACGAAGTAACCGAATTGTATATGAAAAGCGCCAAAGAAGATTTTCAAAACACCATAAGAACATTGGTAGGTTTTGAAAGAACTTTTCTAAAAGCGGGTGAAACAAAGACTGTTTCATTTAAAGTGCAACCAAAACAATTAGCACAAATCAATGCTGATGTGAAAATGGAAGTGAATCCAGGTGATTATACTTTTTCAGTAGGAGGAGCACAACCAAATGAGGAAAGAATAAAAGCCGCCAATGTGGTTGTTAGCACAGTTACTTTAAAAGGAAACCCATTCAAAATTTAA
- a CDS encoding endo-1,4-beta-xylanase, with amino-acid sequence MKIVNSKTATIILAGVLMMSCQSKKEVVDQEPTLKSAFKQDFFIGTALSADQINEKDSVVNNLIKSQFSAISPENNLKCEMIHPKWDMYTFDVADKYVAYGKKNDMFVVGHTLIWHEQLSPFVHAIKSKDSLSLFMENHINTVAGRYKGEIDGWDVVNEALNEDGTYRKSIFLDKLGEDYLVTAFKLAEKAAPGTELYYNDFNIEQPKKREGAIRLLKKIIDSGARIDGVGIQGHWSLDGLPLKDIEESIIAYSKLGLKVMFTELDISVLPVPEKLVGANVNQNFEQDAKMNPYTNGVPDSIQVKLAQRYEDLFKVFLKHQDKISRVTFWGVNDSQSWLNNWPIKNRTNYPLLFDRNNKTNKAYDKVMALKKK; translated from the coding sequence ATGAAAATAGTAAATAGCAAAACGGCTACAATTATATTGGCAGGGGTTTTAATGATGAGTTGTCAGTCTAAAAAAGAAGTAGTAGATCAAGAACCAACATTAAAAAGCGCTTTTAAACAAGACTTTTTCATTGGTACAGCACTTAGTGCAGACCAAATCAATGAAAAAGATTCGGTTGTAAATAACTTGATTAAATCACAATTTAGTGCTATTTCTCCCGAAAATAATTTGAAATGCGAAATGATTCATCCAAAATGGGATATGTATACTTTTGATGTAGCCGACAAATATGTGGCTTATGGAAAAAAGAATGACATGTTTGTGGTAGGTCATACGCTTATATGGCACGAGCAATTGTCTCCATTTGTTCATGCTATAAAAAGCAAAGATTCGTTGAGCTTATTTATGGAAAATCACATCAATACGGTTGCAGGAAGATACAAAGGTGAAATTGATGGTTGGGATGTTGTAAATGAGGCTTTGAACGAAGACGGAACCTATAGAAAATCAATATTTCTGGATAAACTTGGAGAAGATTATTTAGTAACTGCTTTCAAATTAGCAGAAAAAGCAGCTCCAGGAACGGAGTTATATTACAATGATTTTAATATTGAGCAACCTAAGAAAAGAGAAGGAGCTATTCGATTATTAAAGAAAATAATAGACAGTGGTGCTCGTATTGACGGTGTTGGAATTCAAGGACACTGGAGCCTTGATGGTCTGCCATTGAAAGATATTGAAGAAAGTATTATTGCCTATTCGAAATTAGGATTGAAGGTGATGTTTACTGAACTAGATATTTCGGTTTTACCAGTACCAGAAAAATTAGTAGGTGCTAATGTGAATCAAAATTTTGAACAAGACGCAAAAATGAATCCGTACACTAATGGAGTTCCAGACAGTATCCAAGTAAAACTTGCGCAACGTTATGAAGATTTGTTTAAAGTATTCTTGAAGCACCAAGACAAAATTAGTCGTGTTACTTTTTGGGGAGTGAATGATAGTCAATCGTGGTTAAACAATTGGCCTATTAAAAACAGAACAAATTATCCATTGCTTTTTGATCGAAATAATAAGACTAACAAAGCATACGATAAAGTAATGGCTTTGAAAAAAAAATAG